CTCGTCCGTTGGGTATTAAAGGTTGCCTCCCTTGAAATAACCTGGAAGATGTAACCGATGGGTTTGAACCAGTGTTCATCATGCTAGCATCATCATAATACCAAGGTTTGACGAAGGGTAAACGTCTGAGACTTCTTTAGATATTAACCAAGATACCGTGGCGTGACTGGAATACTATTTAATAAAGGTAATTAGATTAACCTCACTCATACGGAAAACACCTTCTGTCAGTTGAGCACGGCAGCATTTTGGGGTGATGGGTCTTGGGTGGGACTGAGCTACAAGAGCTCACAAAATGCATTATCTCTTATCTGTTGAGAGCAGTCCATTCTCGTTTCTGCCTGAAGGATTAGAAGAAACCTTTGCGGGAATCACTGAACGAACTAATTGACGGACCAAAACAAGAGCTGGTTGGTACAAGATATATTACTCTATGTCATATACACGATTTCGAGATGAGGCCCTGTCCATATATTACCCACCAGTTTCCAATACTGATATGTTTCCGATAAGGTTCATGAACGATTTCGtatgacaaaatcaaaatctaGTAAATCGCTCTTCTTTCAGCAGACCTTTCACAGGGTTATTGAAACGGATGTCGCTTTTGTTCTATTGTCAGCTGAAAATGCCCACATAGTCCATAAATCTAAGTTTTAAAAAGGTTGGTGTAGGGGGTAGTCAGGTGGTTAATGCGTTCCCTCGTTACGCCAAATACCGGGGTTCGCTTCACCAAAAAGGATACATGGGACCGATGTTTGGTGTCCTCCGCCTTGAtaattctggaatattgctaaaagcgaatTAAAACTAAACCCGCTTACTTACTCACTATTGAACAGATTGCTACAGGGGAAGGAGAAATATGTATTGGTTGTCTTTGATGTCGTACAAGGATTGAAATATCACGGTGTCACTTATGCTGTCCCCGTCAGTGCATGATGGAACTCACATACTCAGTCCTCCGATAGCAGAGCGCCACCGAAATATGATGAGCTGGGGTAGATATCGCGTGAGAAAGCCACCTGGACCCACGTTTCTTCTCCCTTATCCAGATGAGTTACCGTTATAGCAGAAGCATCAGTTTCATCAATGCTCGAGTCCGTCTCTGTGTATCCGTTAGCCATAATGACTCCTCCAGATTTGACAATGTCGAAGGACATGTTAGTGTTTGCACGCGTGAGTGCCAGATGTGTCCAGAAGATGTAGGTTCCAGAGACTGGAGCAGTGAACGTCCCCGTGTTCGTGCTGTAGCCAGAACCGGCGTTGTAGAGGATAGTGCTGAATGTCAATGGACTGTTTACTGATGTTGGAGTCGGCGGGTAGATTACACTGAATGCCACGTTCCTTGCCTTCACTTCTATAGAATgacataaacaacaaaatgattacacaaAAGTAGATTACCATTCAGTAATTGAAACTGGGTGTCTGTATGTCACGGCATTTCGTTACCCCCGACATATAAGAATGTTATGATCTTCGATACGAAAACGAATGTAACGTTGAACAGTCAACTGAAGCAAATTGTGCGAAAGCATTGGTATGGAATTTAACTTATAATATCTCCTCGACCTGCTAGATACCATAACCCAAAAAGTTATCGCTGTTGACATCATTAAGGAAACAAAAATAATGTTCTTTCCCATCACTTAATATGGtcataaatatattcatgacaGCATTATGATTATGTGCACGGCACCTTTCATGATCTTTAACATTTGTCGACTAAATTGCCCATtctcaagaatgctaacaggaCATAAAACAAATATACGTACAATCATCAGTGGAACACTATGTTTTCCGCACTATTATTGGAACATTGTCAACCTTGTACACATCTACTAGCCTTAGACAGAATCTGTCTGATATTTTTAACCGAACTCGAATTGAAACCGTTCCTCGAATGTGGGATAATCTTCCCACACACACTCTTCAACGTTTAAGGTACGTTTGTATACATGGTGTCTCGGTTCTGCATACACGGACAAgatgcacacatacattacGCAAGATGTGCCTTGTCTTGCTGCCCATTTGTAGATGCCAAATGCGCTTTTATTATGGAATTTTGATCGATTCCGTACACTGAAACATGTGCCTTTTCATTTATTACGATTTTATTCACGGAATTCAAAGTTTAACACcgattttgtttgttgtcacGAGAACTTTCGACGTTCGTTATAGATAATCGTTTACCATTAGTAATTAGAAATGAGCTTTGCACAACAACTGACTACGCACTGAATCAAAGAGATGCAGATGGTTACACTTTACATATCCTATTACAGAAGATCAGACCAGTTGGCTGAATTTATCCTGAACAAACACTCGCCATGTAAAACCTTCACTAGTGATGCTTCATTGTCCAGAGCCTGCTTCTCAACCTTAGACAAGTTCCCTTTCAAAGTTGCAACATCGAAGACAACCAGACTGAGGTTACTCTGTGCCATGTGAAGATCCTTCAAGACTGATTGTATATCCATCCTGAAAAGAGTCATGTTGGAAAAGGATGACTTCATGTCGTCCTCGAGTCTGTCGATATGTTTAGATGCAGTATGTGCAAGTAACTTGGTGGTTTGGAGTTTTATGCTCTCCTCCGACTGTTTCTGGGTGATTGCATGCACCCGGGAAGACATATTGTGAAAGAAAGTATTTCCTTCGGTCTTTACGTCGTATACAGTGGAGTTCATGAGATTTAGTTGTTTGTTTAACTGCTTGACATCTGTCGCTACAGCATTTACCTGCGCCGCGTTCAACTTCACGTCGTGGCTGATGGAATCCAGAAGTGTTTGATTAAGATGAACACTATCATGAATTTTACCATGGGCCATATCTCCCACTTGTGTTTTAACCATGATGAGTTCATCCGATGTTGAACGAAGCTCTGCCTTCAGTGACGAGACTTCTTTTTTCAAAGATGATATTTCAGCAGCTGCCAACTGTTGTCGTGTATCACTGGACTGTAGTTGTGTTCGAGTTGCTTGCAGGTCATTCACGGTAGTCTGAAGCTGGGACTGGGCGGCCTGGAGATCTTTCTTTGTGGCATGCAGTTCAGACTGGACCTGTGATGTTGTTGCTTGAAGACTGGTCAAAGTTTGTTCCAGCAGCGACACATGATTCAAAAGGCTGGTCATGTCTGCAGACCCATCTGACTTTGTCATTGGCAGAATTAGTCCCGATAGACATTCCACTAGCAAcgcacacaaaaatacaaccgTCACATACATTTTACCGTGGAGTGGTTATGCTCTTTGAATGGCATTGTTATCAGAGCTGGCAGCTGTCCGTTCATTTATCTTTGGTCACGTGATAGGAGCGTCCTCTTGTAGATAAGGCCCGCTGTTATCAAGGTTTCTGTGTTGTAATAGTCAATTTCTTCGAATATATTATTTGGAAAATAGTTTTCACAAATCATTGAATCAAAATGTGCATAGGACGAGTCATATGACTGTGTCCTGTTTGTGATACATGATTATGTTAGTAGGTAACGCGACTCGTCACCACGTAGGCTCGCAACAGATACACCTGCATCTAATATCAAATAAAGAAGCATAATAATAAGACGAGCGTTTCTACGATAAAATACGGTGGAAACAGACCACAATTCCATAGTTAATACCATAGTTAATTATACTCATTAAAAATATACCTCAGTTATAAAAGTGTTTCTTACAAACAGCGTTTGCTgtacatataaaatatgttctgaTAATTCGATATATACAGGACCTACCGTATATGATCTTTCTTCTACTTGATATTGCTAGCTAATGGACGCCTATCGTACATTATCTTCCTTCTCCTTGGCATTTCTAATGGATGCCTATAGCAAATTATCTTCCTTCTTATTGGCTTTGGTTATGAATGCCTACTTTAGGCTATCTTGCTTCAAGCTGACATTTCTAATGAATGACTATTACAGATGATCCTCTGTCTATGTAGTATTTCCAATGGATGCCAGTCGTAGATTATCTTTCTTCTACTGGCTTCCTATTCGATGCCCACCGTGGACGACCTTTGTTCTATTTGATATTTCTAATGGATGCCTATTGTAGACGATCTTGCATCTACTTGGCATTGCTATTGGGTACTATTGTAGATCATATTACTTTCTGTTTGCATTTTAAATGAATGCATGTATTTGATAGGAAGGTTCAAGCCATAACGTTAGCGAAAAATAGAATGTCACAACTTGTAACTAATATACGGAAAGCATTTAATGATTACATACACACTCATTTACCCGTTTTCTAAAGAGACCAGCTCTGACTCACTTAAACATATGTAACATATTACTTACGAATGTCACGTGACCAATACGTATAACAAAGGGTGACTATTGAGGGAGATACAAGTTGCGATCGCGATAATCTATTGCATCATACTATTGCTGGTGATGATGGTATGCTATTGCTGGTGGTGATGGTATGCTATTGCTGGTGATGATGGTATGCTATGACTAAGTATTGCAATATTATTGaaccatttcttttttttcttgaatAGTCTCATTTGCCATTTCCCacatgaatgtatagtttatatgaaataaaagaagctgaagtagtttcagtctctgcACTTATAGGAAACTTGAAATCAAGATTAAGCAAACAGTCAAGACAATCTCAGTGACGATGCAAGTTACCACTCAGCATCCTGTATACTGCGCTGCGCATTTATCAATGGACGTTAATTATTAAACTATCGATAGCCACACGCACTATCGATACCCCTGTGGTTTCTTTTTTTCTATCATTGATTAATGCTCTTGGGGACTCAACAAGTGTCACGCATCTATGGTTCGATGCATCTTTTCCGCCTTAAACACATCTCGAATGTAATTAATGAGTCACTTGGCGACGTGGTCTAGCCTTAACACACTTTTTCCACAAGAGTATACGTAACAAGGTGAAACCTGAAATAATTAGTGAACACAAACGACTGAAGCAAACGTTAAAGGATTATTGTTCATGAGCCAGATGTCACTCTAAGGTATATTGCTTCACTTGttcccacctttttaattgtATTGTGATTTAGTGCATCCCAAAGGAGAACTCCCGTGTCGTTTTTACATCCAACCGAGCAGGTCAACCATGTCAACGCCATGGCGTGGCTAGAGCCCTGATGAAGATTCTGAGGTGCATCAACGTGTTATCACTAATATCTACAGAATACGGGGATGATAACGTCTACCTCTGTATTATGAAGGACACGACAAAGTTACTGGAGGTCAGGAGATGCCAACTTATTATCTACCGTGACCAAGGTAAACACCTGTCCGTCTTTGGCCTTTGATCTGAATATCTACTGTCTCCTGTTGATATGTCCACAACATTgtcttgatatcagtgatcatcatgtatacatatttcttcAATAACAAAAACTTCTTAATCATAAATGTTCGCCCTTTATGTGTATCCATTCAAAGACGCGATGAGTCTGTCATGTGTTATTGTCCCTTCTGAACATCTTCTCAGTCAGTAAAACGAGCAGTAAAACACCCACAGGTTTGTTTGGAAACTCTTCGGGGTATCGAGAAATGTGTATCGATCATTCTTGACTTGTTTTTGCATGAGGCCGGTGTAAAATTGATCtgcagcaacccttgcttgtcgtaataggcgattCACTGGCGATCAAAGTGTGGTGGGTGCACTTCACTGTATCCAAAAGATATACGTGTAGGTCCATGCTCATTTCTGTCTGAaatagactcgattatt
This genomic stretch from Haliotis asinina isolate JCU_RB_2024 chromosome 4, JCU_Hal_asi_v2, whole genome shotgun sequence harbors:
- the LOC137282322 gene encoding tropomyosin, muscle-like, which codes for MYVTVVFLCALLVECLSGLILPMTKSDGSADMTSLLNHVSLLEQTLTSLQATTSQVQSELHATKKDLQAAQSQLQTTVNDLQATRTQLQSSDTRQQLAAAEISSLKKEVSSLKAELRSTSDELIMVKTQVGDMAHGKIHDSVHLNQTLLDSISHDVKLNAAQVNAVATDVKQLNKQLNLMNSTVYDVKTEGNTFFHNMSSRVHAITQKQSEESIKLQTTKLLAHTASKHIDRLEDDMKSSFSNMTLFRMDIQSVLKDLHMAQSNLSLVVFDVATLKGNLSKVEKQALDNEASLVKVLHEVKARNVAFSVIYPPTPTSVNSPLTFSTILYNAGSGYSTNTGTFTAPVSGTYIFWTHLALTRANTNMSFDIVKSGGVIMANGYTETDSSIDETDASAITVTHLDKGEETWVQVAFSRDIYPSSSYFGGALLSED